The DNA region ACATTGCCAGGCCGCCGGCCCCGATCAACAGGATAGCCAGGCGATTCACCAGTTGGTTGCGCAAGTCGGCCAAATTAGCCAGATTGCCGTCATCTACAAAGGTTCGCCGCCATAATGTACGTAGCATGTTGGCCTCCGAATTTGGTCGTTGGTCTTTCGTCGTTGGTCATTTTTTATCCCTTAATAACTGCTATTGGCACCAACCGAGCCACTTTTTTGGCAATGCCAGCCCCATGTACCACCTCAACTACCTTATCCACATCTTTGTAGGCCAGGGGCGCTTCTTCGGCCAGGCCCGCCATGCTGCCTGCTCGCACGTGGATGCCCCCCGCCTCCAATTCCTCACGTAGTTCCGCGCCCCAGACCGTTTTTTTGGCCTTAGAGCGACTCATCATCCGCCCGGCCCCGTGGCAGGTGGAACCAAAGGTCTGGTTCATGGAACCCTCGGTGCCCAGCAGCACCCAACTGGCCGTGCCCATCGAGCCAGGCACCAGCACCGGCTGGCCGATGTCGCGATAAACACCCGGCAACACCGGCGACCCCGGTCCAAAGGCGCGCGTGGCTCCCTTACGATGCACGCATACTTTTATTTTGCGCCCCTGGCTTTCGTGCTCCTCAATTTTGGCCATATTGTGGGCAATATCGTACACCTGGTAAACGTGATGATTTTTCACCTTGCCGGCCAGCACCTCCTCAAAACTACGGCGGATGTGATAGGTAAGCACCTGCCGGTTGGCAAAGGCGTAATTAGCCGCAGCTTTCATTGCCGCCAGGTAATCCTGCCCCGCCGGGCTGCTGAGAGGGGCGCAGACCAACTCCCGGTCGGGCAAGGTGATGCCATACTGGTGGATTACTTTTTGGAAGCGGTTCACGTAGTCGCTACAAATCTGGTGGCCAAAACCGCGCGAGCCGCAGTGAATTTGCACCACTACCTGGCCGGGGAAAAGGCCGGTGCGCTGGGCCGCAGTCTCATCAAACACTTCATCCACTTCATCAACTTCAATAAAATGGTTGCCTGCCCCCAGAGTGCCCACCTGGTCCTGGCCGCGTTTTTTGGCCCGTTCGCTCACCAGGCCCGCGTCGGCCCCTTCAATACAGCCGTTCTCTTCGGTGCGAACCAGGTCTTCCTCTGTGGCAAACCCTCGTTTCAGCGCCCAGCGCGCGCCGGTTTCCACCAGCCGCTCCAACTCGCCCGGCTTGAGTTTGACGTGCCCGCCTTTGCCCACCCCGCTTGGACAATGGTGATACAGCATTGTCGCCAGGTCGTTTAAGTAGGGGGCAACTTCTTGTTGATGTAGGTGGGTGGCCAGCAGGCGTACGCCGCAATTAATATCGTAGCCTACCCCCCCCGGCGAGATGACGCCATCGGGCCATGCCGTGGCTACCACGCCTCCAATGGGGAAACCGTAGCCTTGGTGGATGTCGGGCATAGCCAGGGCATAATTCACCACCCCCGGCAGCGTAGCCGTGTTGGCCAGTTGCTCCAGGCTTTTATCGCCCAACATATTTTCCAGCAAATCGGGGTCGGCATAAAAGCGCGCCGGCACGCGCATGTCGGCGCGGAAAGATTGGGGGATTTCATAAACGTACTTATCAATTTGTTTAAAATCACTTTGACTGACCATTTCCGCACTCCTATTTTTTACTGCCCAAGCAACGACGAACGACCAGGGGCCAACGACCAACGACAAGAGGTCAATGACAAGCGACCACTGGCCAATTTCCGCCGTCCATCATTCGTCGCCCCTCATTCGTCGTTCGTCGTTGGTCAAAAATTATATCATCATTAAGCTTAAAGCGCCCTGCCTCTCCCCGCTTTACAGGGTCTGTCCCAATTCTTGGGCCAATAAGGTAGGGACAGAATATTGTTCTGTCCCTACCACCAAAATTTTGGGATACACCCGCTTTACACGTCAAAAACAACGGTTGCCTCCAGGCCACGATCTGTTTTGATGATTTCCAAATTGTGGTAGGTAACGGCCTTGATGTGTTTCTGTAGGTCAGATACGTGACCGCCTCGGACGGCGGCTTGCAGGTGAGTAGGGGTGACGCGGGATAGGTCAAACTCAGCAAAAACGATTCCTTCAACTTCGGCCCGGTAGGCCAGCTCGCTCAACCAGTTGACCAGCAGGCTTTCGGCGTCATAGGCTTCTATCTCCAATTGCTCTTCTCGCGTGGCCGGAACGTCGGCCAAATCAGCCACCAGCAAACTGCTCATGCCGCGGGCGGCATTGAGCAATAACTGGCGTAAATCTTGCCCCTGTATCCGCAGCGCCCAATCGGCCGTGTGTTCTATCTCTTCAAAGGCGATATTGGCTTGAGGTTTGGCGGATTTTGGTTTGGCCATCCTGTTGCTCCTCGCCGTTCAGGTTTCTGGCCCGGCCAGCCGTTGGGCGGCCCGGCTAATAACAGTATAGCACATTCAGCTTTTGGAGGGAATATGGTATACTGCGGAGGCGCGTTCCAAAATTTTGGCGGTAGGGACAGGACAATGTCCTGTCCGTACGGTGGCGCAAAAAAAACATGCGACAGAGTAACATTGTGCCAACCATCGAACAGATAGAAGCCCAACTCCAACAGCGGGTGGCCCACTATCCCCCCACCGCTTGGGGCAGGAAACAAACGGATGCCTGGGACCGGCAGACCAACTTTGTTTATCAAATCTACCACTGGGAGGCGCTGCGGCAAGCAGTGGCGCCGCTCGACCAGGCCCTGGCGGAGTATGCCATTAATCGTTGGTTCAGTTTTTGGTCGGCGGTGGCGGTGGAACAGATATTTTGTATCCTGCCCGGCGTGACGGCCCACACCAATCAAAAAGACCGGCTGGTGGACTTTTCGATCCAGGGCATCAACTTTGACCACAAAACGAGCGTATTTCCCCAGCAATACCCCTATTCGGTGGAGTTTGCCCGGTACCACAAAGCCCACCTGATTCGCTGGCTTTACCGGAACCAGAGCCGGCAACAGCGGTATCATACGGCCAACCGTTTATTTATTCTGCTTTACGCGCGTGACGGGGAACATTGGTCGCTCAGGGCCGAGATCAGCAGCCTGCGGCAGGTCATCAAGGATTATGTGGCCGGTTTTGCGACAGCAGAGTTGGCGCAATTGTCTTTGAACGAACATAAGGTTTTAGCGGATATAATTTGGTTTGTGAAATAGGTCTCTACTTTCCGGTAACAAGGCATAATAAACAGAGCAGAGAAAAGCTCTGGCGATTGGCACATCAAAAGGGGTCAAGTAAACAATTTTGACAGCAGGACTAACTCAGTTTATACTAAAATTCCTCTACTACAGAAGATACATTCCCGCCGGTGGGTCTGCGATTAATTGCTTAACAGTAACCATGATGGAAGAGTTTCCATGAGCACGCCAGAAACAGCCGAAACTTATGATGTCAGCAAATATGAACGCCCCTCAGTAACGGTTGATGTGGTTGTTTTTAGCATTCTTGACGAACTGCTAAAGGTTCTTTTGATCAAACGCAAGGCCTGGCCGTATGAAGGGATGTGGGCTATCCCGGGCGGCTTTGTAAAAATGAATGAAAGCCTGGAAGATGCGGCTTATCGTGAATTGGCCGAAGAAACCAATGTGACCAGAGATCAAGTTTACCTGGAGCAACTCTACACTTTTGGCGAACCCGGCCGCGATCCCCGCACCCGGGTGATTACGGTAGCCTACTTTGCCCTGGTGGGCGCAGATAAACTTCATCCCCACGCCACTGACGATGCGGAAGATGTGGGTTGGTTCTCGGTGTATGATTTGCCCCAACTGGCCTTTGACCATGCCGATATTTTGGAGTACGCTTTGATCCGTTTGCGTTATAAATTGGAGTATTCGGCGGTGGGGTTTCAGCTTTTGCCGGAGAAATTTACCCTGCGAGAGTTGCAAGACGCTTATGAGATCATTCTGGGCGCCAAGTTAGACAAAGGTAATTTCCGCAGCAAACTGCGCAAAACCCAGGTGGTGGAAAAAGTTGATGGCTATCGAGACACCGGGGGCCGCCCCGCCCGCCTTTACCGCTTCCGCGAAGATGCCGTGGCCGAGATCAAGGCCCGGCGTTTATTTCCTTAACAAGCAGCAGGATAGCAGAGTAGCAGGAGTAGCAAAGTAGCAGGTTGCTGTTTGCTATTTATTGCTTGCGATTTGTTACTTGCCCTTTGAAGTTGGAGTTCATTTATGCAAACCTTAGCCGTCTTAATGGCCGGGGGGGCCGGGACCCGCTTGACGGTGCTTTCAGACAAACGAGCCAAACCGGCCGTGCCTTTTGCCGGCAAATACAGAATTATTGATTTTACCCTCTCCAATTGTGTTAATTCCGGCATTTACGATGTGGCCGTGCTTACCCAATACCGGCCCCATTCCCTCAATGCGCATATTGGCATTGGCAAACCCTGGGATTTGGACCGGCAGCGGGGCGGCGTTCACCTGCGCCAGCCCTACCAGGGCGGCAGCGCCGACCTGGATTGGTATCGCGGCACGGCAGACGCGGTTTGCCGTAACCTTGATTTTATTCAAGAGAAAAATCCAGATGTGGCGCTTATCCTCTCCGGGGATCATATCTACAAAATGGATTACCGCCCCATGCTGGCCTATCACGCTGAAAAGGGAGCCGATCTAACCGTAGCCGTAATGAACGTCCCCCTGGAAGAGGTGCACCGCCTGGGCATTATGACGGTGAATCGTAATATGCGCGTTACCGAATTTCATGAGAAGCCCAAAGACCAAGATAAAGGCACCCTGGCCTCGATGGGCATTTATATTTTTAATACCAATACGCTGTTTGAGCGTTTAACCGAAGGCAGCGCCGAGTCGCCCCGCATTGACTTTGGCAAAGACGTTATCCCCAGTATGATTGACCGGGATAAGGTGTATGCCTATCCTTTTGAGGGCTATTGGGTGGATGTCGGCACCCTGCAATCTTACTGGGAAACTAACCTGGCCTTAACCGATCCGGCCAATAATGCCCTTAAACTGCACGACCCCGGCTGGATCATTCATACCCGCAGCGAGGAACGCCCGCCGGTAAAATTGGGGCCGCAAGCCCAGGTGGTCAACAGCCTCATTTCCAATGGCTGCGTCATTCGGGGGCGGGTGGAGCGCTCGGTGTTTTCACCGGGCGTGTATGTTTCGCCGGGGGCGCTGGTGCGGGAATCGGTGATTATTAATGACACCTGGATTGGACCGGGGGCCGTGGTGGACCGGTCTGTTGTGGACGAAAACGTGGTCATTGGTACGGGCACTTATGTAGGCTATGGTGATGACCTGACGCCTAATCAAGAGCTGCCGGATAAACTCAATACCGGCATTACGGTTGTTGGCGCAGGCGCGCACGTGCCCGGTGGTTTACGCCTGGGCCGTAACGTATTGGTCCGTTCCAACCGGCAGGAAAGCGACTTTCCCGGAACAGAAATTTTGAGCGGGAACACGGTGTAATTGATGAATACTTTAGTCATGATCATGGCCGGTGGAGCCAGCGAGGATTTGAGCGTGTTCACGGCGGTTCGCTCTGAGCCGGCCATTCCTTTTGGTGGCAAATTTCGGATCATTGACTTTCCAATGTCAAACTGCGTTAATTCGGGGCTTTATAATGTGGCCCTGCTAACCCAATATATACCTCGCTCTTTGAATGACCACGTGGGGGTGGGCAAACCCTGGGATTTAGATCGCTCGCAGGGAGGAGTGCGCCTGTTACAGCCTTACCTGGGACCGGGGCACAGCGGCTGGCAGCGCGGCACCGCCGATGCCGTACGGCGCAACATGGATTTTATTGAAGAGCAGCGCGTGGATAACGTGCTCATCCTGGCCGGCGACCATATTTACAAAATGGATTACCGGCCTATGCTGCGCTTTCACCAACAAATGAAAACCGACGTGACCCTGGCCGTGCGCCGGGTCAGCCCGTTTGAAACGTATCGGTTTGGCATTGTGGGCGTTGAAAGTAACATGCGGGTGATCAACTTTAAAGAAAAGCCACGCCGATCCAAAGAAACATTGGCCTCGATGGGAATTTACGTATTTCAGTTTGACGCGCTCCGACAGATTTTGGCCGATGAAACATTGAATGATTTTGGCCGGGATGTGTTGCCCAACATCCTGCATACTCATAAAGTTTCTGCCTATACCTTTGAAGGCTACTGGGCCGATGTGGGCACCCTGCAAGCCTACTGGGAAGCCAATATGGCTTTGTTGGCCGAAACCCCGGCCCTGGATTTATATGACCCCGAATGGGTCATCCACACCCGCAGTGAGGAACAGCCGCCGGTCCAGATTGGGCCTGAAGCCTGGGTGGGGGGCAATTTACTTTCTAATGGTTGTATCATTAATGGAGTGGTTGAAAGTTCCGTCCTTTCGCCGGGCGTGCGGGTTGAAGCCGGGGCAGTGGTGCGCGATTCCGTAATTATGAACGATACCGTGATTGGGGCCAAGGCCAGAGTTGAACGAACCATCATTGACAAAGAAGTGTATATTGGTGAAGGCGCAGAAATTGGCTATGGTGTTGATAACGTGCCCAACCGCCTCCATCCCGGCCGGCTCAATACCGGCTTAACGGTTATTGGCAAAAACGCGCGCATCCCCCCCGGCATTAGAATAGGCCATAACGTTATTATCAATCCTGATGTTACCGAAGGGCACTTTCAGACCGACTTTATTGCCAGTGGAGAAACAGTGTAGAAGCTGGCCGGTAGCCAAGCAGAGAGCTTTTTTTGCCTTGCTCCGTTGATTTTTCAAATGGAATCCTGGCCCCTAAATTCCCCTAATCCGGCCGTTAACCTGCCCGTCAAAAAAGTCAATCTCACTCCCCGCCAATCCGTAGTTCCCCTGGTGCGCAAAACCTGGCCCCTGGCCCAAACCGAACACGCCTTGTTAATGCACGTATAATAGACTTCTCGTTTTCTCGCCTAAATCCAATGCCTGTGCCTCTGGTTGAATTATCAACGGTTCCCGATCTGAGCACCGCTTCTATGGTTAGCCGGGGGTGCGTCCAGAATTTTAGGAAAGCACAGGGGGGAATTTGGGGGGATACCTCCACACCCCCCCAGTCCTCCTAAAATTTCGGACAGACCCGTTAGCCGGTTTTATCTTTTGGGAAGGGTAATACTGTGGTAAAATTGGGACAATGTCAACGTTTGATTGGTTTAAAAGTATACTGCCCAAAGTTTTCCGGCGCGGCAACAAAAATCCGGCTCAAATTCCTGGCGATTGGCCGGAGAAAAGCGAGCAACCGCCTCTGCCGGCCCAACCCTCAACGCAGACCCGGCTACGACGGCAGCCGGGGGAGACAACGCGCCTGTGGCTGGCCATAAGCGCTGGCCTGGCAATGTTAGTGGCGGGGTTACTGCCCCTTAATCTTCTCGCCACCCGGCCTTTTCATCACGATGAGGCGCTTTATGCTACCTGGGCGCTGGAGATAACGTCCGGTGAAAATCCATTTCTGGCGCAAACACCCATAGACAAACCACCTCTTTTTCTTTACACGGTGGCCGGGACGTTGTGGCTATTTGGTAATACGGAAACCTCGGCGCGGCTGCCATCTTTATTATTTACCGTTTTAACCGTAGGTTTGACCTTCTGGTTAGGACACAAATTGTACGGCAACTACGTTGGCGGGTTAGCCGCCTGGCTGGTGGCGCTCTCGCCCTTTACCATTCTCTTTGCCCCCACCGCCTTTACCGATCCAATGCTGGTGATGTTGGTCTTGGCCGCTTGCCTGGCTGCTGTTTATGTCCAATCCCTTTTGGCCGGAATGTTTTTGGGGTTGGCTATTGTGACCAAACAGCAAGGAGTGTTTTATGCGCCGTTGGTGGTAATGGTGTTGTTGTTAAGGGTCAAGTATCAAGGGGCAAGGGGCAAGGGGCAAGGGGCAAGGGTCAAACGTCAGGTGTCAGGAGGCAAGAGCCAGATAATACGCAAAACCCAATACGCAATACGTAACTTTTTTATAGCCGCAATTCTTGTTTTGGCGCTTGTTTTTTTATGGGATTTTAACCGCGACCAATCGCCCGGTTTCTGGCAGTTAAGCCTGATTAACTACGGCGGGCTGAACACCGGCAGCCAGAATTTTGGCGCGCGGTGGGCGGGATTTATTGAGTTATTAACCTACGCTACAGCCGCGCCGGTTTTGAATACCATTTTTTTAACAGGGCTACCGTTGTTATTGATCTGGAACACCTACCACATCATCAACAAAAAACAATCCCTAGCTACCAACCGGCCCATTTACCAACCGGCCACTCTTCAAGTCCAAACCGATTGGTTATTCTCATTCTTTAGTCTAATCTTTATCCTGGTTCATTCCTGGTTTTCGTTTCAAGTTTGGGATCGCTACCTATTAGGGCTGATTCCTTTCCTGGCGCTGCTACTGGCCCGGATTTTATGGTTGCCCTGGCTAATCTTAAAAGAGGTCTGGCTTGATCGCCGGCCAAGGTTATTGTCCATAGTTAGGCCGGTTCTGGGTTTGAGCCTTATTTGTTTACTTGGCCTAAGTTTAGGCAGACCCGTTCAAGATGCGGTCAACGGCCGTTATCCTTTGGGCAGCAATAGCGGCGCGTTAAGGGGAATTGACCAGCTTGTGGCTTACCTGCAAGGCCACGCCGGGGCCACCACCACGCTTTACCATCGTTGGCTGGGCACGCATTGGCGATACTATTTGTGGCATTATCCCTATGATTTACAATACTGGCCGTCGGCGGAGTTTTTGGCCGGCCAGGCCCAACCTGGCCAACTGATTGTTTTCCCGTCCTGGCGTTCCGAAACCGAAGCCAGGTTAGCCCTGGCTGAAAATAATTTAGCATTACAGGAATTGAGCCGGGCTTATACGCCTGCGGGGAATCCATCCCTGGTGCTGTATCAAATAGTGAAAAGGGGGAATAGGGGATAGCAAGGCAGGAACTTTTCCACGCCTGCCACTACGCTAAACTGCAATGAAATCTAATTTAACCAAAATCATTTCCATCTTGACCATCATCCTGTTGACATTCCTGTTTTTCTGGAAAATCTTGTTGACCAATCTCATCCTGGTTGGCGTGGACTCCTTTCTTTATTTTTATCCCTACAAAGCCTACGCTACCGCGGTCTTACGCCAGGGGCAGTTGCCCCTCTGGAATCCTTATCTGTTTATGGGCGCGCCGTTATTGGCCAACAGCCAGGTGGGGGTTTTTTACCCGTTCAATTGGCTCTTTATCTGGCTCGACCCTCCCCGGCAGGTAGCCTGGTCTATTGGGCTGCACCTTGTTTTGGCCGGGGTGTTCATGTTGGTCTACACCCGTTTATCTTTGCAACTGGCCTGGTTCAGCGCGTGGACGGCCGCCGTGGTGTTTGCCTTTGGCGGTTACCTGGGCGCGCAGGTAGAACACATCAACCAGCTTAATGCCGCGGTCTGGCTGCCGCTGCTTTTTTTGTTTTATGATTTTGGCCTAAAACACAAAAGTCAACAACGTTGGCCCTGGTTTCTGCTGTTAGCCTTTGTGATTGCCCTCACGCTTCTGGCCGGCCACGCCCAAACCGTTTTCATCTCCCTGTTTGGCCTGGGCCTGTATGCTTTGTGGCAGGGCTTGAGCGAGGGCCAGCGGTCGGCGGCCAAGGGTCAAGGATTTCAAGTTAAATTTAATACTTTACGCATAACCTTCACCCAATACTTGTGGCCCTTGATCGTGGCGGCGCTGCTGGCGGCTGCCGTGGCCGCTATCCAGCTTATCCCCACCGCCGAGTTGTCGGCCCACTCTATCCGCAGCGGCGGCCTGCCTTTCCGCGAAACCGTTTCTTTTAGCCTATCGCCCGTTACCCTGCCCTACGCCCTGCTGCCTCCGTTGGGGGTGGACCTGGCCCAGGTGTGGGATGAAGCGTTTGGCGAGCGGGTTGCCTACGTGGGGGTGAGCGGTTTTGGCCTGGCCCTGATAGGCGCGTTTGGCGCTCTCCGGCGGCCAGAGATCCGCCGTTTTGTGGTTGTGGCGGCCGGCGGTTTGGGGTTGAGTGTGGGCCTCTACAGCGGCCCGCTCTACCTGGCCCTTTACACCCTGGTACCCGGGTTTAACCTGTTCCGGGTTCCTCCCCGCTGGTTGTTGTTGTATATTTTTGGCGTGTCCGTTTTGGCCGGTTATGGCTGTAACGCTCTCTTTAAGCCTCTCCTCTTGCGCGAGCATTTGGCCGTAACCTGGCGCTGGCTCCGCGCCCGCCGGCGGCGGTTGGCCTTTTTTATTGTTTTGCCTGCCGGCCTTGTTCTGGTTTTTGGCGTTTGGAAAACCCCACCCTTTGCCACGCTCGTTATCTGGTTGAGCCTGGCCTTGATCACGTTTGGGCTTATCTACTATATTTTACGCCCTTCATCCCTGAGTGGTTTTTCTCAGAAAAAACGCCCGGCCCCAACTCCCGGCCCCTGGCTTTTGCTGCCCCTGCTCATCGTCGAACTCTTCTGCTCGGCCCAAACCCTTAGTTACAACCATCCCACCGCGCCCCAGGCCTATCACTCCATGCGTAATAGCGTGGCCTTTTTACGCTCGGTTGCCGCCAACGCCACGCCTCCTGATCGTTTCCTCAGCCTGTCCGGCATTGCCTACGACCCCGGGGACGCGCGCGAATTGGCCCAAATTTACGGTCCCAGCCTGTCGGACAAAGCTTTGTATAATTTAATAGTGGCTACAAAACAAAAAGAAGTTCTTTTTTTTAACCTGCCCCTGGTTTACGGCTTGTATAGCGTTGACGGCTACGACGGCGGGATTTTGCCCTTGGCCAACTTTGTCACCTTGCAAAAACTCTTCCTGCCCCCCGACGATCTGTCGTTGGACGGGCGTTTGCGGGAAAAGTTGCGTTTTGTGCCGCCGGGCCAGTTGCTCTCCCTGCTCAATACCCGCTGGATCATCACCGACAAAGTTTTTGACGCCTGGATTGACGGCATTTTTTACGACCTGCAATTTCCGGCGCATCTGGCCCCCGGCCAGTCTATCGCCACCACCGACATCCCTGCCTTTCCGGCCACGGCCATTGGTCTTGTTTCTCACCTGGCCGAAGCCGCTCATTTACCCGCCGGTACTCCCGTGGCCGAACTAACCCTCACCTTTGCCGACGGCGCGGGCGGCAGCGCCGACCCCGATGAAACCTTCACCCTTAAAGCCGGGGTAGACACCGCTGAAGGCATTTACCCTCCCCACGCCGCCCATCCGCAGGCCAACATCGGCGTGGCCTGGCCTTACGAGGCGGCAGGGGTGGATTATGTTACAGTTTATACCTTAACTAACCGCCGGCCAATCACCCGGATCAAATTAACCGGCCTTCTGCCCCAGGGCCAATTCATTCTCAAAGGTCTAAGCCTCATTCATGAGCCGACCCACACCAGCCGTTCCATCATCCTTTCCACGCAGGGAGAATACCGCCAGGTCCACTCCGGGGATGTAAAAATTTATGAGAATCAAACCGTGTTACCCCGCGCCTTCATCGTTCACCGGGCTGAGCTGGTGGCCGATACCGCGCAAGCTCTGGCCTTAATGCGCAACCGGAATTTTGACCTCCGGCAAACGTTGGTCCGTTTGGCCGGTGAGGGCGAAACAGTTGGCCCCATCGCTTTGGGCCGACCTTCTACCTCTGAGAGCGCCTTGATTACTGCCTACACCCCGGAACGAGTTGAAGTGACGGCCAACCTGGCCTCGCCTGGCTGGTTGGTATTGAGCGAGGCGTATTATCCCGGCTGGCAGGTTAGGGTTGATGGACAACCCGTCGAGATAATGCCGGTCAACATTATGTTTAGAGCCGTAGAATTACCGGTAGGGGAACATGTGCTTGTATTTGAATTCAAACCTGCTTCATTGCAAATGGGAATGTGGGTGAGTGGCCTGGCTTTGCTGGTGTTGGCAGGAGGATGGGTTATGGCTGTTAGAAAAAGCAGGCAGGAGAGATAGCCCATTGGCATAGTGATAGAGCAGTGGTACAATACATTCAACGAATCCTGAACCAACGACGTAATTCAGCCCAGGGAATCACAATGCGTTTAACCTTTTACGGCGTGAGAGGTTCTTACCCTACTGCCCGTCGAGATCAAATTCGATATGGAGGTAACACCACCTGCCTGCATTTTTTGAGCCGGTCGGGGCAACACCTCATCCTGGATGGGGGGTCGGGTATCCGCGTATTGGGCAACGAGTTGATGCAGCAGGCTTTTGGGCAGGGGCAGGGCGAGGCCATCATTTTAGTTACCCACACGCACTGGGATCACATCCTGGGTTTCCCCTTTTTTACCCCTTTCAGTTGCCGGGGAAACCACTTTATCATTGCCTCAGCCGGGCAAATCGGCAGCCATATTCGTGACATCTTATCCGGCCAGCACGCGGACCTCAATTTTCCGGTTTCCTTTGAGGCGCTGATGCAGGCTCAACTTGATTACCATGCCTTTAATCTGGGCGACCCCCTGAAATTTGGCGACTTTCGGATTGAGACGGTCCAATTGAATCATGCCGGGATAACGATTGGGTATCGCATTGAGGCCGATGGAACCGCGATCACGGTCTATACGGATACCGGCCGGATACGTGAAACCCGATTGGGGGATGGGATGGGCCTGCCTGTGCCCGATGATGTATACGCTGAAGGTTTTT from Anaerolineae bacterium includes:
- a CDS encoding RtcB family protein — its product is MVSQSDFKQIDKYVYEIPQSFRADMRVPARFYADPDLLENMLGDKSLEQLANTATLPGVVNYALAMPDIHQGYGFPIGGVVATAWPDGVISPGGVGYDINCGVRLLATHLHQQEVAPYLNDLATMLYHHCPSGVGKGGHVKLKPGELERLVETGARWALKRGFATEEDLVRTEENGCIEGADAGLVSERAKKRGQDQVGTLGAGNHFIEVDEVDEVFDETAAQRTGLFPGQVVVQIHCGSRGFGHQICSDYVNRFQKVIHQYGITLPDRELVCAPLSSPAGQDYLAAMKAAANYAFANRQVLTYHIRRSFEEVLAGKVKNHHVYQVYDIAHNMAKIEEHESQGRKIKVCVHRKGATRAFGPGSPVLPGVYRDIGQPVLVPGSMGTASWVLLGTEGSMNQTFGSTCHGAGRMMSRSKAKKTVWGAELREELEAGGIHVRAGSMAGLAEEAPLAYKDVDKVVEVVHGAGIAKKVARLVPIAVIKG
- a CDS encoding archease, coding for MAKPKSAKPQANIAFEEIEHTADWALRIQGQDLRQLLLNAARGMSSLLVADLADVPATREEQLEIEAYDAESLLVNWLSELAYRAEVEGIVFAEFDLSRVTPTHLQAAVRGGHVSDLQKHIKAVTYHNLEIIKTDRGLEATVVFDV
- a CDS encoding NUDIX hydrolase — translated: MSTPETAETYDVSKYERPSVTVDVVVFSILDELLKVLLIKRKAWPYEGMWAIPGGFVKMNESLEDAAYRELAEETNVTRDQVYLEQLYTFGEPGRDPRTRVITVAYFALVGADKLHPHATDDAEDVGWFSVYDLPQLAFDHADILEYALIRLRYKLEYSAVGFQLLPEKFTLRELQDAYEIILGAKLDKGNFRSKLRKTQVVEKVDGYRDTGGRPARLYRFREDAVAEIKARRLFP
- a CDS encoding glucose-1-phosphate adenylyltransferase, which translates into the protein MQTLAVLMAGGAGTRLTVLSDKRAKPAVPFAGKYRIIDFTLSNCVNSGIYDVAVLTQYRPHSLNAHIGIGKPWDLDRQRGGVHLRQPYQGGSADLDWYRGTADAVCRNLDFIQEKNPDVALILSGDHIYKMDYRPMLAYHAEKGADLTVAVMNVPLEEVHRLGIMTVNRNMRVTEFHEKPKDQDKGTLASMGIYIFNTNTLFERLTEGSAESPRIDFGKDVIPSMIDRDKVYAYPFEGYWVDVGTLQSYWETNLALTDPANNALKLHDPGWIIHTRSEERPPVKLGPQAQVVNSLISNGCVIRGRVERSVFSPGVYVSPGALVRESVIINDTWIGPGAVVDRSVVDENVVIGTGTYVGYGDDLTPNQELPDKLNTGITVVGAGAHVPGGLRLGRNVLVRSNRQESDFPGTEILSGNTV
- a CDS encoding glucose-1-phosphate adenylyltransferase, with the protein product MMNTLVMIMAGGASEDLSVFTAVRSEPAIPFGGKFRIIDFPMSNCVNSGLYNVALLTQYIPRSLNDHVGVGKPWDLDRSQGGVRLLQPYLGPGHSGWQRGTADAVRRNMDFIEEQRVDNVLILAGDHIYKMDYRPMLRFHQQMKTDVTLAVRRVSPFETYRFGIVGVESNMRVINFKEKPRRSKETLASMGIYVFQFDALRQILADETLNDFGRDVLPNILHTHKVSAYTFEGYWADVGTLQAYWEANMALLAETPALDLYDPEWVIHTRSEEQPPVQIGPEAWVGGNLLSNGCIINGVVESSVLSPGVRVEAGAVVRDSVIMNDTVIGAKARVERTIIDKEVYIGEGAEIGYGVDNVPNRLHPGRLNTGLTVIGKNARIPPGIRIGHNVIINPDVTEGHFQTDFIASGETV
- a CDS encoding glycosyltransferase family 39 protein produces the protein MSTFDWFKSILPKVFRRGNKNPAQIPGDWPEKSEQPPLPAQPSTQTRLRRQPGETTRLWLAISAGLAMLVAGLLPLNLLATRPFHHDEALYATWALEITSGENPFLAQTPIDKPPLFLYTVAGTLWLFGNTETSARLPSLLFTVLTVGLTFWLGHKLYGNYVGGLAAWLVALSPFTILFAPTAFTDPMLVMLVLAACLAAVYVQSLLAGMFLGLAIVTKQQGVFYAPLVVMVLLLRVKYQGARGKGQGARVKRQVSGGKSQIIRKTQYAIRNFFIAAILVLALVFLWDFNRDQSPGFWQLSLINYGGLNTGSQNFGARWAGFIELLTYATAAPVLNTIFLTGLPLLLIWNTYHIINKKQSLATNRPIYQPATLQVQTDWLFSFFSLIFILVHSWFSFQVWDRYLLGLIPFLALLLARILWLPWLILKEVWLDRRPRLLSIVRPVLGLSLICLLGLSLGRPVQDAVNGRYPLGSNSGALRGIDQLVAYLQGHAGATTTLYHRWLGTHWRYYLWHYPYDLQYWPSAEFLAGQAQPGQLIVFPSWRSETEARLALAENNLALQELSRAYTPAGNPSLVLYQIVKRGNRG